In Lutra lutra chromosome 5, mLutLut1.2, whole genome shotgun sequence, a single genomic region encodes these proteins:
- the C1QTNF2 gene encoding complement C1q tumor necrosis factor-related protein 2 isoform X2, with translation MIPWVLLACALPCAADPLLGAFARRDFQKGSPQLVCSLPGPQGPPGPPGAPGPSGMVGRMGFPGKDGQDGQDGDRGDNGEEGLPGRTGNRGKPGPKGKAGAIGRAGPRGPKGVSGAPGKHGTPGKKGPKGRKGEPGLPGPCSCGSGHAKSAFSVAVTKSYPRERLPIKFDKILMNEGGHYNASSGKFVCSVPGIYYFTYDITLANKHLAIGLVHNGQYRIRTFDANTGNHDVASGSTILALKQGDEVWLQIFYSEQNGLFYDPYWTDSLFTGFLIYADQDNPNEV, from the exons ATGATCCCTTGGGTCCTCTTGGCCTGTGCCCTCCCTTGTGCAGCAGACCCGCTGCTTGGAGCCTTTGCCCGCAGGGACTTCCAAAAGGGCTCCCCTCAACTTGTCTGCAGCCTGCCTGGCCCCCAGGGCCCACCTGGACCCCCGGGAGCCCCAGGGCCCTCAGGAATGGTAGGAAGAATGGGCTTTCCTGGAAAAGATGGCCAGGATGGCCAGGACGGGGATCGGGGAGACAACGGAGAGGAAG GTCTACCTGGCCGGACAGGTAACCGGGGAAAGCCAGGACCAAAGGGCAAAGCCGGGGCCATTGGGCGGGCCGGCCCCCGCGGCCCCAAGGGGGTCAGTGGTGCCCCAGGGAAGCACGGCACACCAGGAAAGAAAGGGCCCAAGGGCAGGAAGGGGGAGCCGGGCCTCCCAGGCCCCTGCAGCTGCGGCAGCGGCCACGCCAAGTCAGCCTTTTCAGTGGCAGTGACCAAGAGCTACCCGAGGGAGCGGCTCCCCATCAAGTTTGACAAGATCCTGATGAACGAGGGCGGCCACTACAACGCGTCCAGTGGCAAGTTCGTCTGCAGCGTGCCGGGAATCTACTACTTCACCTACGACATCACCCTGGCCAACAAGCACCTGGCCATCGGTCTGGTGCACAACGGCCAGTACCGCATCCGGACCTTCGATGCCAACACCGGCAATCACGATGTGGCCTCAGGCTCCACCATCCTGGCTCTGAAGCAGGGTGACGAGGTCTGGCTGCAGATCTTCTACTCAGAGCAGAACGGGCTTTTCTATGACCCTTACTGGACCGACAGCCTCTTCACAGGCTTCCTCATCTACGCTGACCAGGACAACCCCAATGAAGTGTAG